The Metallosphaera hakonensis JCM 8857 = DSM 7519 genome includes the window CCTGCCTAACTTCTAAATCTGGTGATACCATTAGCAGATCCGTGGTCATTACGTCTTTAACCCGCTTTTTTCCCTCTAACCATCCATAAACCAGGTCCCTAACTGTTACTATCCCTAGCAAGTCACCTACAACTAGCCTTCTTATTCCCTTGGTAATCATTATCTTCATTGCGTCCTCTAGCTCAGAGTCAGGGTTGGACTTGATGAGCTCCTTGGTCATTACGTCTCTGATTTTCATTTAATCACGGTTTTGTAACTTTTAATGATGAACATCTGGACAGACATTCCGATATGTCAGTATATTTCCACTCCCCTTTTGGCTTGAAACATTCTTCTACGCAAGGATCTGATGTAACAGCTTGCATTTTTCCACCGATATCATTTTTCATATAAAAGGAAAAAACCTTTACGGGGGAAGTATCAATATATCCAAGTGGAATTTTGATGGAAAAAGTGGGTAATCTAGAGCTCGAAGTCGAGGCTATAGTTGACATAGACGGAAACGAATATAAGGTAGTAAACGTTCCCTCAGCTGATGAGTATCGAGGCTTTCCTCCTTCCTGGGAATATGTCAAATCGAACATGCTTACATGGAGGCCTTACTTTAAGGGAAGCATGATAGAATTCAACGGTCAGTTGATCCCCGCTGTGGGCCAATACCTACTCAATATGGACGAGGAAATGTATAAGTTCCTCTTTGATATTTACCAGACCTTCAAGGTAAACAAACCTTCTATTGAGACAAATATCAGCGTGGTTATAACTAAGCAGATTGACGATATTGAACGCGAGCGTGGTAAGACCATGAGCGAGAACGAGAGAACTCAGCTCTACATTAGGTTCGCCATAGAAGCCGCGATATTCAAGGATCTAGGATTGATCAACTAGTGTAATGGGTGATCCCCATGATAACGTTCACTGCTGAAGGAAGACTTGATGGAGATAGCGCCCGTGTAACAATAAAGGACACTGAACTTAAGATAGGCCTTATGGGTTCTGACGACCCTACTCCAGAAGAGGTTTTATTGGGGGCTGCCCTTTCATGTATGATATTAACAATATACTACATTTCGAGGGAGATGGGAGTACAGGTTAAGAACGTCGAGGGTTACATTGAGGGAACACTTGATCCAAAGGGATTTCAGGGTGATCCAAATATACCTCCAGGTCTCCTCCAAGTCAAATATGATCTAACGATCGATTCGGACGACGAAAGAATGGATGAGGTAATGAAGCTTTCCATGAGAAGATGTCCCCTTAAGGACACTTTAATGAGAAGGGTTGATGTGGACGTCTCGTGGAAAATCAGAAAGACTTAAATTCCCCATTAAATTAAGTTTTTACGATAAAAATGTCTGAAGAGTTAATGAAACCTGGGGAAAAGGAGCTAGAGGAAATAAGAGGTTACCTATTCGATCTTCTAGACAACCTTAATAACCTTATTGAGAAGAATGAGAAGCTCCTGACCTCTAGGGGAATTATGCCAAGATTGGGAGTTCTCCTCGGAATGATTACAATGCAAAGGTATCAAATAGACTTGGTAATGAAGTATTATTGGAGACAGCTGGAAGAGGTAATTGGTTCCATGGGGCAGATACCAGAAATTCAAAACGATATGAAGGATATAATCCAAGACGTGGAGAAAATTAAGGAACTTCTCTCGTTATCTGGACTAAAACTTTGATTTTTTCTCTAGAATGACGCGATCGTTTTAAAAAGTACATTTCATTATAAGTGAAGAGGAACCTTGATGCAAATTACTTTCTTTCATGACGTATTGTGTCCATTCTGCTACGTCACCAACAAGAGACTAAGGAAAATAGTCTCAGAATACAAAGACGTTCACGTAAAACATAAGGCCTTCATGATAATTTCGTCCTTAGAGGATCTAGAGGCAGCAGCACCTACTCCTGAAGATGCCAGGGAACTCTTCAAGAGTGAGTTTTCTATTCTAACCAGGTATTTTCCAGACTATGACCCAAAGAAAGTTCTAGATAAGGGTAAGATTGGACATGTTTGGTCCTTGCCTCCTCTGATGGCCTGTAAGGCCGCTGAGTTCCAGAAGGGAGACGAGGGGCATTGGGAATACTTTAGCAGAGCCCAAGACAAGTTCTTTATGGAAGGGGAGAACGTAAACGACGATCAGGTTCTCATCTCCATCGCTGAAGAGATAGGACTCGACGTGGAGAGATTTAAGAGAGACTTCAAGTCAAAGGAGGCTAAATTAGCAGTGATTCAAGACGAGGAGGAGGCCAAGGCCATGGGCATAAAGGGTGTACCGGCCCTTCTAGTGAACGAAAAGTGGCTTATAAGGGGTGTACAGTCGGAAGAATACCTGAAACAGGTTATAGATGACGTATTAACTTATGGAGAGCCTAAAAAAATAGAATTAAAAGCATATTGGGAACAATAATTTTTCAAGTATCCGATCCAGTAATTTAGGCTAATTGCAAGCTCTAGACCTTATCCGAAATGGGGTTGGTTATCTCCATCACGATCTTAGGAATGAATGGAAATCGCAACAGAGCCTCTGTTCTCTCATAATTTTCTCCTCCATGGAGATTGTATCTTCTTTAGAAAATTTGGAGAAATATTACAGGATTTTTATATCTATGTAGAGATAATATTGTACATAGTCTCGTTTCAAAAAAGCTTATTTTGATGGTAGACTATTGTTGTTTATGAAGAGAGTTAAAGACGTGATGAGCTCTCCAGTTCTTCAAGTTGAGGCCAATACAACCCTACAAGAAACATGCAAATTAATGCTAGAGAAAGGAGTTGGATCAGTTGTGGTAACAGAGAATGGAGTCCCCAGGGGAATATTCACTGATAGGGACGCAGTTAAGGCAATCGCCAGCGGTGCCTCAGCCATGGACGAATTAAGGACAGTAGCTACAATGAGGGATTTGATGACAGTGGAGGAAGATGTTGATATTGTTCAAGTGGCTAAGCTAATGGCAGAAAAGAAAATTCGTCATCTCCCAGTTAAAAATAAGGAAGGAGAATTGGTGGGAATGGTCTCAGTAACAGATCTATCTCAGGAATTGAAAGAAATGTAGTGGCTTCTTAATTAGCGTCTTGATAAGTATGAATGAAAATATTTATTTGTTGAAACATATCTTCTCGTCGTGAAGCTAGCAATCCTTAAGGACGATAGGGACAAGATAGCACCGTTATGGAGGACAATCTCCATAGAGACCATAGATGGGATTTCGGAGAGAGTAAACGCGAGTATGGGCAGATCATCAGTTTTACCTAA containing:
- a CDS encoding OsmC family protein, producing the protein MITFTAEGRLDGDSARVTIKDTELKIGLMGSDDPTPEEVLLGAALSCMILTIYYISREMGVQVKNVEGYIEGTLDPKGFQGDPNIPPGLLQVKYDLTIDSDDERMDEVMKLSMRRCPLKDTLMRRVDVDVSWKIRKT
- a CDS encoding DsbA family oxidoreductase; the protein is MQITFFHDVLCPFCYVTNKRLRKIVSEYKDVHVKHKAFMIISSLEDLEAAAPTPEDARELFKSEFSILTRYFPDYDPKKVLDKGKIGHVWSLPPLMACKAAEFQKGDEGHWEYFSRAQDKFFMEGENVNDDQVLISIAEEIGLDVERFKRDFKSKEAKLAVIQDEEEAKAMGIKGVPALLVNEKWLIRGVQSEEYLKQVIDDVLTYGEPKKIELKAYWEQ
- a CDS encoding CBS domain-containing protein, whose translation is MKRVKDVMSSPVLQVEANTTLQETCKLMLEKGVGSVVVTENGVPRGIFTDRDAVKAIASGASAMDELRTVATMRDLMTVEEDVDIVQVAKLMAEKKIRHLPVKNKEGELVGMVSVTDLSQELKEM